The DNA sequence gtatgttagtattcatagcaaaattatttgagtataagagcagggaggttctactgcagttgtacagggtcttggtgagaccacacctggagtattgcgtacagttttggtctcctaatctgaggaaagacattcttgccatagagagggagtacagagaaggttcaccagactgattcctgggatggcaggactttcatatgaagaaagactggagagactcggcttgtacacgctagaatttagaagaatgagggggggtcttatagaaacgcacaaaattcttaaggggttggacaggctagatgcaggaagattattcctgatgttggggaagtccagaacaaggggacacagtttaaggataagaggggtgtcttttaggaccgagatgagagaatcattttttacacagagagtggtgaatctgtggaattctctgccacagaaggtagctgaggccagttcattggctagatttaagagggagtttgatgtggcccttgtggctaaagggatcagggggtatggagagaaggcaggtatgggatattgatttggatgatcagccatcatcatattgaatggcggtgcaggctcgaagggctgaatggcctactcctgcacctattttctatgtttctcagagtggaaatgtcaaatactagagggtgtaGATATGTggtagaggggaaaagtttaaaagagatttgtGCGCCGTCTTTTTACACCAGctgataggtgcctggaacaccaGTGGAGGTGATAGAACCAGATGCGATAgctatgtttaaaaggcatttagacaaatAAACAGGCAGGCAATAGAATACAAACTATATGCAGGCAGACGGAATCAGTTAGACTGAAATCATACTCACAAGTAATGCAGAACAGGAATAAGACTAGCAATTGCCAGCTCAAGTTTAATTGTTGGTGAATGGAGAGTTATCCATATAACCCTGAACGGATGGATGACCGTTAACAGACTGGCgcagacatgttgggctgaatggcctgtttcccgtcCCATTGAACAAAATTAGTTGTGGGAAACCCCTCAACCTTTTTGAAACATCTTCAGGCATTTAATCGGAGGAATACCGTCAAACTCTAATAATCCAGCTCCTCGGGGCTTTGGTGTCCGACTAGAAGATTTTTTATATCTGTTGGACTTCACTCCTAATAATACCTCAATGCATGGTTAATTCATTTGCTTAAATGTTGCACCGtagtataatttttttttctggTAGACCTGGTGAGTTTGAAGGAAGCACTGGAAACAGTGCCCCCATGATGCAGAAGGGTTAGTACAGGTGccctctggtcggcatggacaagttgggctgaatggcctgtttccatgcaatacgAATCTACGATTTTATGTAAGCTTGACCAAATATTTTACTTCAAAACTTAACTACAAATTCCACTCTCAACAGATGTATGCCCGACTTGCCGAGTTTTTCTATCGTTTTCTGTTTTAatatcagatttccagtatctgtacTCTGCTTTTCTACCTCGAATACCATAAATGATTATGCATACTGTAGCACTGAATGTTCTAATGTGCAGTTATGGAAAGTTTAAAGCCCGCCCATTAGAAGTGAATATAAGTAAATGTTCATGACTATGCGTTTAATACATGGGGGAAATAACGGAGAATGAATAACTAGCACTGTGCTTTCCATGAAGAGTTTATTGTGAAAATAATCTTGTGCTTGAATCAACACTTTTACAGAGCTTGCCTTTTAGATGTGTCATCATCAGTAAAATTACTGGAAGAACTCTTGAAATTTGTTTTTTCACAATATTTCGTAAACAAGTTAATGAATAGACTTTTACATTAAATATCCTGAAAGTTACAATTGTTGCTTTTCGAAATGTAAATTCCATCTAAAAATGTTTAGCTCATCGTTTTTAGACCATCTCCCTAGGAGATGCCATAGTTAGTACTCGCTGTAAAGTTGTAGATATTCTGATCTAATCATCTCCTATTTATTACAGATCCCTATTACGTTGGGTGTAGTTCTGAACTCTTACTTTGACGTGCAATTTAATTTTCTGGGAATACTATTTGCAACTCTTGGTATTTTGGTTACTTCTCTGTATCAAGTGGTTAGTAGTTCTGATACTTTCTTTATAGTTTTGTAATGAAATGCTCCTTGCTCACAATATAAATTTCGAGATTCTGAAGAATCAATGTTTTTGAGAGAACAGTAGGATGATGATAAAAACTTGAAGGCAGTTTCAAAGATAAGACCAATTTTTCATCCAAGTGTTTCTTCAAAAAATTATTTAACTCTATTTAACAAATTAGTTTACCATGATTTTACAAGATTATTCAAGTAAGTAAATTTTAAATGTAATATTAAATATCTTGAGTGATTTGAGCAATTTACTTTCTCTTTTGCAAttctttaattattttcaaaGGATGGTTTCCCAGATACTTAACAAGTGTTATCTGTGGCTCAGTTGATAGTAGTCTCAAATCTTAAAGGCTGTGGGCTCAAGCCCTACTTCAGAGACTTGAACTACCTAGGACATACCTCAGTGTACTGAAAGAGTACAACACTGTTTCTGAACACCATCCATCTATCTGATAAAACTTGGTTTAATGAATAAAAATCTATTATGCAATTCTTATAGTTGCATGTCTATAATGCAACATATTAGACCCTGTCTTAACTTAGATGGACATAAATGATCCCACCACTATTTCAAAGAGAAGCTTGGAAGTTATCACTGGGATCCCGGTCAATTTTTAGCTAACTTTATCTCTTGGCTAATGTTATCTGGACATTATCACTTTGTTGTTTGCGGAATTTTGCAGTTCTGCATTTCTTGCATTTCAATTGTCATAATGATTCAATTGTCTGCAAAGTAACATGGACTGATATCACGAGTGTCACACAAATGCAATTTTTAATAGTAGGTACGTCTACGATCTTCAATTTTGGGTGACTGCTTTATATATTTAGAATTGTTATAAGTAGGTTTCACAAAGACTTAATTTTGCAAGTTCCATAAGGCTTTCCAAATCCTGGTAATTTCGTTTTTAATGCCaaggaacaatttattttaatttttatttgtgaATTGTTTCTGTTTTGGATATGTGGTGTTTCAGAAAGTGTTTTGGCATAGCAGTAAGAAGTCAACGCCAATGTCAAGTGCTACTGAAATCAGTATGGTGCTTTATTTCCCTTGAGGCCCCTTAGCAGGTGTGCATTTTGCCCATTGTTGTAAAAGAATTCCTTCCATGGGAATATTATTTTTCTCTGAATTCGAAAAAACGAATGTGCCACAAATGCCAGTAAGATCCATAATTTAGTTTCTGATCAGTGTTGAGTTAACTGAGGCTGGACATGAAAGAATTCCAAAGTGTTAACCGATTAGTTATCCTGCTGTGAAACCTTATCTTTCCAGAAAGCCGATGTATTATATGTCAAACTGACACAGTAAAAATATACATAATAGTGTTGCTGTTCTGGAAATAAACACTTTTAGTTTGTGCCAACCATTCTTTCCTTCAGGCCACAAGTGTATTGATATTGCTGTGGAACTTTTTAATGTCTGCATAATTAAGGCAAACAAAACAAACTAAATCGGCGTGGTGACATTATTTTCCAATGTGAAATTAAAGAGATAGCTTCCTAACGTGGTGCTGCTTCATTGAGCCGAGGTTTTCCATTATCTGTTCATTTGAATAGATTGTGAGAGTTAATTCTCACCTGACACTTCTTGTAAATGTGATTGCAAAACTTGTAAATGTAAATGCATAGATTGCTGGATCTGGGAATTAGTATTATTGGTATTATTATTTATCAGGCTCAGATGAACAACTTGATGATGGTTATTTACTAATGTGCACAATAGTGTTTCTTTTTGGCTTTTTAGTGGGTAGGAGCCAAACAACATGAACTACAAGTGAACTCTATGCAGCTCCTATATTACCAGGCTCCGATGTCCTCTGCCATTCTTATGTTTGTTGTTCCCTTTTTTGAACCAGTGATTGGAGACGGGGGAATTTTTGGAAATTGGTCCACTACAGCATTGGTAAGATTGCTTCAATATTTGGTATCATTATttgtgcaatttaaaaaaatatctggaGTACTGAAATTTAAGATTTTCTTTGTCAAGCGTGAAAGACCAGAATATTTAAAACTGCTAAATCTAATTGAAATTAAAGTGGTCTCCAATGTATTTGAAGTAGTACAAAAGTGATGTACAGATTACAAACGTCATTTAATGCACTGTTAATCAAAGAACTATTACTGCTTAAGTAAAGAATACTTTGAGGACCCACTGAACACAAGTCCCTTCTGTATTCGCTGCCCTACAaagaaataaagggcctgtcccacttgggcgatttttttcggcgactacaggcgacttggCTGTTTTCGCAGGGTCGTGAGTAGTCTTCTCAAGTCACGTAAAGAGTCGTGatgtttttctggttgccgctggattttgaaacgttcaaaactttttggcgactgtgggcttgacgtagcttggcTTCTCCtttcgtaggtgctgtcgtaggttgtcgccaggatgacgcaggttgtcgaggggtgctgacttcagtgaatttcatgggcgactacctacgtcaaccagcgacaggtaccggcgactgaattgtcttcagttgtcgccgacagggtcgttgcttgtcgcgggttgatgtaggttgacttcggttgtcgtaggatGTTGTTTGTGTGGTCGTAGGTAATCaatggtgtggtcgtaggtggacgtcctaagtcgtgacgattgggtcgccggtagcttgacgtcgattaGGTGTttggttgtcgtagacattgtcgtgggggggggggggggtccagtcgccgctttttcagcgacctgctacgactgtgacagtcgcctaaaaaatcgcctaattgggacaggccctttaagcttcaTGTTTTTTTAACCACATACTTCATAAGAACATCTTGTTGCAACAATGTGATATTTTTAATTTCTCCTCTACTCTTTTGACCTTGGTGAATGAAACTaacaatttagttttaaatgttgGACTTTGCATTCCGACAGTTTTTATTATATTCATATTCCATATTCAAGTTGAGAGGAAATACTCATCCCATCAGAATGCCTGAGTAATAATATGAATGTTTGCTGGCATGCCAGATAGCTAGTTgagtgcattttgcatattgacTAAAATTAGCTCAAAGTAAAATAATGACCAAGAGCCCAGCTCAAACTAGTTTTAAGCCAGGTGCATATGATATATCCTCTCAGAGGAGGAGAATGATAGACTTTCAAAGTGCTAAGGAAGCCATGGGAGCACAGTATTGACTGCAAAACCATTCAATTTGTAAACCAGGGACGATCACATCCAGGGATTGTAAATTCAGTTCTTGGCCTGAATCATTACTACAATGTACTGAAGATGCGGGGAGCTTTAGTTTTATAAAtatactaggccaagtgcagacccgttgggtctgctcccccaatggtgtgatcccccaacccaatattccaccatgcacccgtctcctccaacggaactgaacccgttcccaaatgtaagattgcagcactcccctgcctccctcagcagtggattttaaaaaaattccgatttcacctcccctgcctgccctccccctcctattgaagcacttgctgtgatatcccattgaggtgaaaagttcagagtgttcctgtcttgcaactttgttttgaagtgtgttggaagctgataggaaggagcagcgaatcaaaaggaagaaaggcagccagccagcagtcggacggacggacggcaggcggcagccacagacttttatataatagatagatattgCAAATGGGATGGGTTTCAGTTTATCTGATTGCCCAGCAGCAAACAGTTCTGCTTTCATTTATAACTTGTGCTTTAAAAAATAGGACAAGAACACTCGGagtttaaattatatttatttggaATATAGTAAAAATTGCATTTTCTGCGCCACTAATATGTAATAAAACATgataaataaatgtaaactttTTTATTTTGCAGGTGATGGTAGTGTTTTCTGGAATAATTGCCTTTTTGGTGAATTTGTCCATTTACTGGATCATTGGAAATACCTCGCCTGTTACGTATCCTTCTGTATTATTGCCAAGTCATAGTCATTCACTGTGTTGCTGAAACTATACGTTTTGCAGTTTTTACTTTTTTACATGAATTATTTCGATTTAAATAAAATTTGGGTTGATGTGAGTGTCAACAAATGTTCTAAGGTCTAAAGTCCACATAAGTTTTCTTTCTCCCTACAAATTTGAATTCCGTGACCTGCATTAGGCTTTTACCAATTCCATTTTCCTATAAATGAGTTTGTAAGTTACTGTATTTCCCTTTGAGTCAGAAGTACATAGCCTCCAGTAAGCATAGGATGATTGAATATGCCTTATCCAGAATCATTCAAGAATTGCATCCAAAATATTCcagcatgtacagtgaaaagctttgctttgcatgctatctgaTGGATCaggtataccatacataaatacagtcaagccagtattaagtagcaatgttacaaaattttgagatttaaaaaatcaagtctgcaatttatcccatcagattaagcataaaaataagtttaatttgacacctaattcactttcatatctcaagtatttaaaatgttatggccattttcatactcggaaattagcatcttgttccctattgaatttctatggacataacaaaaaagctgtgatcgtggacagtcaaaagcccataactttcttaaaaattaagagaacggaatgaaattttcagttatcatagattgaagcattctgaaacaaatataaaataatcttacttggatgacctgaaattaaagcatataattagttagttacctaattgtagctaattccaaacttcaattactagatctaaacatctatccattacttaataaatgattaacatttttaaatagcctaagtgtccaaataatattcacaaacaattcacaataaaacatgatttttaaatctcatttacattaatttataggccaaatggaaggaatttagtgtttaattgctgtaaattaaagtccatttaaatcagctttctagtgggatcctgtgaacgcgctggtttagaacgttcacattgcggttgatttgtgcccccaaatgccctgaaaaatactgcgggatataatgggcccaaaatgagctactcgcaactttaaactttgtataaagggatcttaagaaaccctttttaatgtaaaaataaacagcctaccttctgttgtccctgtatgagatctggcccgttgtcggcggtcgtgggtttagaggttaatttttaacctactataacaagtaaataaagcccttaaaactaataatagctcaagcgagggaatcttccagcgattttgcattaataattaactaggctgaaaaacctcgatttgaacagcctagggaaaatcgctttttaaacccgccccgctctaaacggcgccaaaatcgcgcacacgggctgggatagattttcagcgacgcttcaggtacgttttgcaacatacctatattaagtacaatagatagagcaaaggggaagatacagagtgcaggatatagttcccagcatgtagcacatttcactgtgccagggTAGATGTGACAAAGTGACAATTACGTGTGTGATTGAAATAATTGAATATTATTGTGCATCATTTCCAAAGACAATGCCGTCAATGGGGTAGAGGCGAGTTGGACaaaaccctagcttatggaaggactgttaatTTCCTGtagcgtgtaggaaagaactgcagatcctggtttaaatcgaaggaagacacagaatgctggagtaactccgcaggacaggcagcatcgtctgaagaagggtattgacccgaaacgtcgcccattccttctctctgcctgtctcgctgagttactccagcattttgtctaattTCCTGTAGCGCTCTAGCTTGTCCTTGCTccctttaaatggcctccctcctGTCTTCTGGTACCACGCCTGTGGCAAACGATTATGTAAATTCATCTGCAAATGTCCCTTGCAATAATTTTGATAAAATGCATAAGGACCTTCCATTAGCATGTACGTTTGTTTCTTATACAATAGAATAATTGTTGCACAACATTGTTTTGTTCCTTGACTTAAACTTCAGATATAATATGTTTGGACATTTCAAGTTCTGTATCACCCTCCTTGGAGGATACATTTTGTTTAAAGACCCTCTTTCAATTAATCAAGGTCTAGGAATTCTGTGTACATTGTTTGGCATTTTATTTTACACCCATTTCAAACTTGGTGAGCAGGAAGAAGAAAAGAGCAAGTTGACACAAAGACCATAAGAAACTACTTCTAGTGCATATAATGTTTATAATGTGCTGCTAGTTATCTACAGTGCATtccgaaagtattcagacctcttcaaTTTTtcccattttgttacgttacagccttattctaaaatggattaaatgtatttttttaatcaccaatctacacacaatagcccataATAAACAAGTGAAAAcacgtgtttagaaatgtttgcaaagaaataactgaaatatcacatttacgtaagtatcaGACCCTTTGCTCAGTACTttgtgaggcacctttggcagtgattacagcttcaagtcttcttgggtatgacactacaagcttggcacacctgtatttggatagtttctcccatttttctctgcagatcctctcaagctgtcaggttggatggggagtgttgatgcacagctattttcaggtctctccagagatgttcgatcgggttcaagtttgggctctggctgggtcacTCAAGTACATTcggacttgtcacgaagccactcctgcgctgtcttggctgtgtgcttgggGTTGTTGtcatgttggaaggtgaacctccgccccagtctgaggactAGAatgttctggagcaggttttcatcaaggatctctctgtactttgctctgttcatctttcccttgatcctgactagtctcccagttcctgccgctgaaaaacatccccatcaCCATGCCTCACCGTAGGTctagtattggccaggtgatgagcggtgcctggtttcctccagacgtgacgcttggcattcaggccaaagagttcaatcttggtttcatcagcccAGAAAATCGTGTTTCTCAtgatctgagagtcctttaggtgtctttctgcaaactccaagcgggctgtcgtgtgccttttactgagaagtgatttccgtctggccactctaccataaaggcctgcttGGTGGAATGCTACAGATataattgtccttctggaagtttctcccatctccacagaggaacactggagctctgtcagagtgaccatcgggttcttggtcacctccctgaccaagccccttctcccccaattgctcagtttggccgggcggccagctctatgaagagtcctggtggttccaaagttcttccatttaagaatgacggaggcctgtgtgttcttcgggacctgcaatgctgcagaaattttttatacccttctccagatctgtgtctcgacacaatgcTGTCACGgaagtctacggacaattcctttgtcttcatggcttggttttcgcTTTGACATGCACTATCAACTGTGggtccttatatagacaggtgtgtgcctttccaaatcatgtccaatcaatttaatttaccactggtggactccaatcaagttgtagaaacatctcaaggataatcaatggaaacaggatgaacctaagattAATTTTGAGTgttatagcaaagggtctgaatactataaatgtgatatttcagttatttctttttaatcagTTTTAAAACAAgtgtgtaacgtaacaaaatgtagaaaaaagtGAGGCGGGCTGAATActtcctgaatgcactgtagatctgATTTTAGGTACTTGGTTAGTATTATTACATCATAGATAAAGTGGAGAGATTAGCAATTAAATAGCATATTTTTGAATCACAGAAAGAGTCCACTTTTCAATGAAATTTGTCAATTTTCATGTGCCATCATTGATTTCCATTGTTACCCAATTTTAGAAATGATCTTTACTGATAGTCTAAATAAACTGGACGCTGCAGGACGTTTTTATAATCATAGAAATTTATGGAACAGTTCGCCATTAGGCCCATAATGTCAATGCCAAACAAAATTAGTGCCATTTAGTTTAGTCCCAATTCAAAGCTCTGTCTCTCACCTGGTGAGAGATCTTTCTGAGTACTCAAACAGGTACTTTTCCAAAATGAATTTCTGCCTCCGGGTAGAGAGTTTCAGGACTCATTATTTTTTCTCAATTCCTGCTTCTAGTCCTGCTAATATACTAAATATATGACACTTTGCTATTATCTTCTGCTTTGTCAACGGAAATTGCTTCTTGCCCAGGCCTCATAAAATTTAATCAGCTCCATTAAAATCAACTAcccttcacttttattccaaataAAACAACCTAGCCAGTCTCTTCTATGAACtcttattctcccccccccccccccccccccccccctcaaaccaaGTCTAGCAAATATGTCCTATGATCTGGTGgacacagccatacgtggtattCTGGCTGTGGCCTAACTAATGCTTTATGCAGTTCCACAGTGCAGTCTATTTTGAAGAGTATTAATGATACCTTTATTAAGGGGCAAAAATCCAAGATTGTTTTGTCCCATCTGTTTACTTGGTTTGTACTGTCCATTCTTTAATCTCTGGAAAAATATTGCATTCTATCTATCGAGCCAGTAATTATCTTCGAATGCTCTTTAAATCTACTAAATTGATtaattgtaaaccaacatcagagAAAATTGCAAACAAATTTACTCTCCATGAAATAGGAGAAGTTTAGATACTTCATTAAAACAATTGAATTTATTTCTTATTACCAGTCCATCATCTTCCACAAGCACTATTGGTTCTGTACTGACCAAACAGAATCATATTTCCTAACTTTACAGCTTTAATAAAGCTGTTTGTgaacatttgaaatgtttttttcaatgCTGTGTGCTACTAAACTGATAAACCCAATGGAGAAAACTGCAATTTTGTGTAAAATGGAAGCTATTATGTGAAGATGACCGTTTGTAATGTATTGCATACTTTAACTGTGATATGCTTAAATGAAAATGTAGGCTTCAAGCCTGTGATGTTTACAATGTCTAAAATATTATATTCCTACAAAGTGACTTGAGTTTTTCTTGACTTGCAATTTCTGATCAATTTGAGAAGATATTGAAAAACTTTTGCATTTAAGAGTTACATTTTATAACTGCACAACTAGCAATATCTAAATAGCTATTTGCAtaataggaaaggaaaaatattcTTGCATTTAAGTGGTGAAATAAGTATGATTAGGATAGTATTTGAGACATCATCACTGCTGATATCCCCACGGAAGTTGCCTGACCTGTCACTGTTTATATTTCACAATTTTCCAAGTTTTCCATGTATGAGGGATCAAACAGACAACCAAACTGAGAAGCACATTTCATGAAGAATGGGCTTTTAAAGCAAAGTAGTTGCTATTAAATGTAACTGGATTAAGCAGTTCCCACTGCCTGGCATTTGGCATTTATTTTTATCACATCCATTAAGTGAGCACAGGGAACAATCTTGGAGCAGGCATTTAAATAGAAATTCTGCTCTGGTGATAATGATACTGAATTCTCACACATGTTCATGAATTTGATTCATAACATCTGGTACAATCAGTCAATTTGgcgtttaaattaaaaaaatgctggaaattccagcaggtcgggcaacatctttgGAAAGGGAAACTCAGCAATTTAGGTAAACAATAACATTTTGACAGTACATCAGTTAAATCTGTTTCTCCATAATTTGTGCTGCTGTAATAAAAGCAACTTACTACCCCCTCAATAATATTCCTATCATCAAGCACACAATTCACCTAAGATGTTAAAGTCCTGCAGCACAGAAGCAGACTCTCAAGCCCACCAAGGCAGTCAATTGATAAGTACCCAATTTTGCTCTGGATTACATTATCCTGATTTTGCTACTCACTCTGGGCAAGTCATAGTAGCCAAATAATTTACTGCCTTGCACATCGTTGGGCTGTGGGGAAAAAACTAGCACTGAAGGATGCAGTGCATCCCACAGAAAATTGTGCAAATATGAAACAGGCATCACcaggaggcagcaactccactagtAAGGTTTCATTTGCATTGATCAATAAATTTAATTGATCATATTTCTTTCTTTAACTATGAATAGGAACAGTAGGCTAATAACTTTATCCCATTCCTATATTCTTACCACAGCTCTGCTGGTAAACTAGATACAGAGtggtaggaaggacctgcagatgctggtttaagccaaagatagacacaaaatgctggagtaactcagcgggtcagacagcatctctggagaaaaggaataggtgatgtttcagaagaAGAATGTCGACCCGActtgtcacattccttttctccagatgtgctgtctgacctgttgagttactccagcattttgtgtctatcttctattttagaTACAGAGTGGATCAGGTTGATGTGAAGTTGAGAATATTCAGACATTGCCTACAGGCGGATCAACTCCAATGGCTTAAGGTTAAACTAATGAAATGGTACTCTTCCACATTatgggacccgaaatgtcaccgaccgatgttctccagagatgctgcttgacccattgtatTACTTCAGCACGTGTTTGTTCTtgcaaactagcatttgcagttccttgtgtctctaaacttcATTATAGTTGGATGAATAATTGTAAATGTTCAGCGGATCACTAAGAAAAACATCAGTCATTGTACAATTCTGTGCATTTGCCGTGATAAGCTGTGACTTCTCACGTGCAACATGCACTTTTCAAATATTCTGATTTA is a window from the Leucoraja erinacea ecotype New England chromosome 19, Leri_hhj_1, whole genome shotgun sequence genome containing:
- the slc35e3 gene encoding solute carrier family 35 member E3 isoform X1, with product MAVSEALKLRGSGRLVLGLLVNLASSICIVLVNKWIYVQYGFPNMSLTLVHFVMTALGLWLCQALGLFCPKSLRPSRVLLLALSFCGFVVFTNLSLQNNTIGTYQLAKAMTTPVIIGIQTFYYKKTFSTKIKLTLIPITLGVVLNSYFDVQFNFLGILFATLGILVTSLYQVWVGAKQHELQVNSMQLLYYQAPMSSAILMFVVPFFEPVIGDGGIFGNWSTTALVMVVFSGIIAFLVNLSIYWIIGNTSPVTYNMFGHFKFCITLLGGYILFKDPLSINQGLGILCTLFGILFYTHFKLGEQEEEKSKLTQRP
- the slc35e3 gene encoding solute carrier family 35 member E3 isoform X2 encodes the protein MAVSEALKLRGSGRLVLGLLVNLASSICIVLVNKWIYVQYGFPNMSLTLVHFVMTALGLWLCQALGLFCPKSLRPSRVLLLALSFCGFVVFTNLSLQNNTIGTYQLAKAMTTPVIIGIQTFYYKKTFSTKIKLTLWVGAKQHELQVNSMQLLYYQAPMSSAILMFVVPFFEPVIGDGGIFGNWSTTALVMVVFSGIIAFLVNLSIYWIIGNTSPVTYNMFGHFKFCITLLGGYILFKDPLSINQGLGILCTLFGILFYTHFKLGEQEEEKSKLTQRP